In the Theobroma cacao cultivar B97-61/B2 chromosome 1, Criollo_cocoa_genome_V2, whole genome shotgun sequence genome, one interval contains:
- the LOC18610649 gene encoding nucleoside-triphosphatase THEP1 isoform X2, whose product MAGVGKCFLLTGPPGVGKTNLIMRIYESLKYSNPNLKLQGFYTQEIRQGGERVGFEVFTLDGRRGQLACTVIPSPEAHQWPRVGKYKVDVASFESVALPELKIREDTDLFIIDEVGKMELYSSYFFPAILKILQSNIPLLATVPIPNFGKDIPAVARLKNHPGATIFTLDQYNRDAMHEQIYSQLVDIESSKKPVPAIFSNSLEACFLPF is encoded by the exons ATGGCTGGTGTCGGAAAATGCTTCCTCCTTACTGGCCCTCCT GGTGTGGGTAAAACCAATCTGATTATGAGAATATACGAGAGTCTCAAGTACTCTAACCCCAACCTCAAGCTCCAGGGGTTCTACACCCAAGAGATTAGACAAGGAGGTGAGAGGGTTGGGTTTGAAGTTTTCACGTTGGATGGTCGCAGAGGTCAGCTCGCCTGCACCGTGATTCCcag TCCCGAAGCTCATCAGTGGCCTCGTGTTGGGAAATACAAGGTGGATGTAGCATCATTTGAATCAGTGGCATTACCTGAATTGAAG ATCAGAGAAGATACCGATCTCTTCATCATTGATGAAGTTGGTAAAATGGAGTTGTACAGTTCATACTTCTTTCCAGCCATTCTAAAGATTCTTCAATCCAATATTCCTCTTCTCGCTACTGTACCAATACCAAATTTTGGCAAAGATATACCTGCAG TTGCAAGGTTGAAGAATCATCCAGGTGCAACCATTTTCACATTAGACCAATACAACAGGGATGCTATGCACGAGCAGATCTATTCCCAGTTGGTAGATAT TGAGTCTTCCAAAAAACCAGTACCtgcaattttttcaaattctcttgAAGCTTGCTTTCTGCCATTTTAG
- the LOC18610649 gene encoding cancer-related nucleoside-triphosphatase isoform X1 produces the protein MAGVGKCFLLTGPPGVGKTNLIMRIYESLKYSNPNLKLQGFYTQEIRQGGERVGFEVFTLDGRRGQLACTVIPSPEAHQWPRVGKYKVDVASFESVALPELKIREDTDLFIIDEVGKMELYSSYFFPAILKILQSNIPLLATVPIPNFGKDIPAVARLKNHPGATIFTLDQYNRDAMHEQIYSQLVDILPKPKLQD, from the exons ATGGCTGGTGTCGGAAAATGCTTCCTCCTTACTGGCCCTCCT GGTGTGGGTAAAACCAATCTGATTATGAGAATATACGAGAGTCTCAAGTACTCTAACCCCAACCTCAAGCTCCAGGGGTTCTACACCCAAGAGATTAGACAAGGAGGTGAGAGGGTTGGGTTTGAAGTTTTCACGTTGGATGGTCGCAGAGGTCAGCTCGCCTGCACCGTGATTCCcag TCCCGAAGCTCATCAGTGGCCTCGTGTTGGGAAATACAAGGTGGATGTAGCATCATTTGAATCAGTGGCATTACCTGAATTGAAG ATCAGAGAAGATACCGATCTCTTCATCATTGATGAAGTTGGTAAAATGGAGTTGTACAGTTCATACTTCTTTCCAGCCATTCTAAAGATTCTTCAATCCAATATTCCTCTTCTCGCTACTGTACCAATACCAAATTTTGGCAAAGATATACCTGCAG TTGCAAGGTTGAAGAATCATCCAGGTGCAACCATTTTCACATTAGACCAATACAACAGGGATGCTATGCACGAGCAGATCTATTCCCAGTTGGTAGATATACTACCTAAACCAAAGCTACAGGACTAG
- the LOC18610650 gene encoding HMG1/2-like protein yields the protein MKGGKTKADAMQTDDKLKRKAARATKRAKKAAKDPNKPKRPPSAFFVFMEEFRKQYKEEHPDNKSVSAVGKAGGAKWKSMTEDEKAPYVQKAEKRKSEYNKSMQAYNLKLAGGANAGNDDESDKSKSEVNDEDEDEGSGEEEDDE from the exons ATGAAAGGTGGTAAAACCAAGGCCGATGCGATGCAAACTGATGACAA GCTGAAGAGGAAAGCTGCACGCGCTACAAAGCGAGCGAAGAAGGCAGCGAAGGATCCAAACAAGCCAAAGAGGCCTCCTAGTGCTTTCTTCGTTTTCAT GGAGGAGTTCAGGAAGCAGTACAAAGAGGAGCATCCTGATAACAAATCCGTCTCCGCT GTTGGCAAAGCTGGTGGAGCAAAATGGAAAAGCATGACCGAAGAT GAGAAAGCTCCTTATGTTCAGAAGGCAGAGAAGCGAAAGAGTGAATACAATAAGAGCATGCAGGCATATAATCTGAAACTG GCCGGTGGAGCAAACGCCGGAAACGATGATGAATCTGATAAGTCAAAGTCTGAAGTAAACGATGAGGATGAAGACGAGGGGAGTGGAGAG GAAGAAGATGATGAGTAG
- the LOC18610651 gene encoding uncharacterized protein LOC18610651 isoform X2, with translation MGEGETLEQRRSLAAPLIFFIIVVFQFATKWLQDLKKGASKTDKEIQLRGEIKQLLKEAASLSQPSTFAQAAKLRRSAAAKEKELANCHNLSCANLLVLEVSCCFRVSATCATLWEDVILEDWGFFKQQCHGWDHTLVDFVYQG, from the exons ATGGGCGAAGGAGAGACACTAGAACAAAGAAGATCCCTGGCAGCTcctctcatcttcttcattatCGTCGTCTTCCAATTTGCCACCAAATGGCTCCAAGATTTAAAGAAG GGAGCATCCAAGACTGACAAGGAAATCCAGCTTCGTGGAGAGATTAAGCAGCTTTTGAAAGAGGCTGCCTCCTTGTCGCA GCCTTCTACATTTGCACAAGCAGCTAAGCTTAGGAGGTCAGCTGCTGCCAAGGAGAAGGAACTGGCAAATT GTCATAATTTATCTTGTGCTAATCTTCTGGTTTTGGAGGTCTCCTGTTGCTTCCGTGTCTCAGCAACTTGTGCAACCCTTTG GGAAGATGTTATCCTGGAAGACTGGGGGTTCTTTAAACAACAATGTCATG GTTGGGATCATACCCTGGTTGATTTTGTGTACCAGGGTTAG
- the LOC18610651 gene encoding uncharacterized protein LOC18610651 isoform X1 — protein sequence MGEGETLEQRRSLAAPLIFFIIVVFQFATKWLQDLKKGASKTDKEIQLRGEIKQLLKEAASLSQPSTFAQAAKLRRSAAAKEKELANYQAQRSKEVKLSYDWYLKVLFILKVIIYLVLIFWFWRSPVASVSQQLVQPFGKMLSWKTGGSLNNNVMVGIIPWLILCTRVSKFVCRIIK from the exons ATGGGCGAAGGAGAGACACTAGAACAAAGAAGATCCCTGGCAGCTcctctcatcttcttcattatCGTCGTCTTCCAATTTGCCACCAAATGGCTCCAAGATTTAAAGAAG GGAGCATCCAAGACTGACAAGGAAATCCAGCTTCGTGGAGAGATTAAGCAGCTTTTGAAAGAGGCTGCCTCCTTGTCGCA GCCTTCTACATTTGCACAAGCAGCTAAGCTTAGGAGGTCAGCTGCTGCCAAGGAGAAGGAACTGGCAAATT ATCAGGCACAACGCAGCAAGGAGGTGAAACTGTCTTATGATTGGTATCTGAAAGTTTTGTTCATTTTAAAG GTCATAATTTATCTTGTGCTAATCTTCTGGTTTTGGAGGTCTCCTGTTGCTTCCGTGTCTCAGCAACTTGTGCAACCCTTTG GGAAGATGTTATCCTGGAAGACTGGGGGTTCTTTAAACAACAATGTCATG GTTGGGATCATACCCTGGTTGATTTTGTGTACCAGGGTTAGCAAGTTTGTTTGCCGAATCATCAAGTAG
- the LOC18610652 gene encoding rab escort protein 1: MNDLPPYPPIDPTTFDLIVIGTGLPESIVAAAASTASKSVLHLDPNPFYGSHFSSIPLTDLSSFLSFHSTSPSPSPSPSSNGHHDFTALDFAIRPLYSSLDISNFSPQLLDQHSRRFNIDVAGPRVLFCADKSIDLMLKSGASQYMEFKSIDASFVGDDKGNLWSVPDSRAAIFKDKSLGLMEKNQLMRFFKLVQGHLAGEEGLKISEEDLESPFVDFLNKMGLPPKIKSFILYAIAMADYDQEDVGVCQDLLKTKDGIDQLALYNASVGRFSNALGALIYPVYGQGELSQAFCRRAAVKGCLYVLRMPVTSLLVDKDSGCYKGVRLASGQDIFSKKLILDPSFTVPLPLGSPSPHPLQEKLPLFSLRDDRGKVARGICITKTSLKPDVSNFLVVYPPRSLFPEQVTSIRLLQMGSNLAVCPPDMFVIYISALCTDDDQGKKLLHAVMNTLVTLPVSTNSESNAAVQSESAESGGAALNETAESSFTDQNDLGEGKPTLLWSALYIQKLTLGQVDFICSGPMPDGKLNYNDLLDATVKLFQEIYPDEEFFPETSTSEFSEDDGGVAVET; this comes from the exons ATGAACGACCTCCCACCCTACCCTCCCATAGATCCAACCACCTTCGACCTCATCGTTATAGGTACTGGCCTACCCGAATCCATCGTAGCCGCCGCCGCCTCCACTGCCTCAAAATCCGTCCTCCACCTCGATCCTAATCCTTTCTATGGCTCCCACTTCTCCTCAATCCCTCTTACCGATCTATCTTCCTTCCTCTCCTTCCACTCAACGTCACCCTCACCCTCGCCCTCGCCCTCATCCAACGGCCATCACGATTTCACCGCCTTGGATTTCGCCATTCGTCCTCTCTACTCCTCCCTCGACATCTCCAATTTTTCCCCTCAACTCCTCGATCAACACTCGAGAAGGTTCAATATCGATGTGGCTGGACCAAGGGTTCTCTTTTGTGCCGACAAATCCATCGATCTGATGCTAAAATCTGGAGCCAGCCAGTACATGGAGTTCAAGAGTATTGACGCCAGTTTCGTAGGGGACGACAAGGGGAACCTCTGGAGTGTGCCAGACTCGAGAGCCGCCATATTTAAAGACAAGAGCCTTGGACTCATGGAGAAGAATCAGTTGATGAGGTTCTTCAAGCTGGTGCAGGGACATTTGGCTGGCGAAGAGGGCCTCAAGATTTCGGAGGAGGATTTGGAGAGTCCGTTTGTTGACTTCTTGAATAAAATGGGATTGCCGCCCAAGATTAAATC GTTTATACTGTATGCAATAGCAATGGCGGATTATGATCAAGAAGATGTCGGAGTTTGTCAAGATTTGCTCAAGACAAAAGATGGAATCGATCAATTAGCTCTATATAATGCATCCGTTGGCAG GTTTTCAAACGCACTTGGGGCTTTGATATATCCTGTCTATGGGCAAGGGGAACTATCCCAAGCCTTTTGCCGTCGTGCTGCTGTCAAAGGTTGCCTTTAT GTATTGCGTATGCCAGTTACTTCATTGCTGGTAGACAAG gATAGTGGGTGTTATAAGGGTGTTAGATTAGCTTCAGGTCAAGATATATTCAGCAAGAAACTAATCCTTGATCCATCCTTTACGGTACCTTTGCCATTGGGCTCACCCTCACCACATCCACTGCAAGAAAAGCTTCCTCTTTTCAGTCTTAGGGATGATAGAGGGAAGGTAGCAAGGGGAATATGCATCACAAAGACTTCTTTGAAGCCAGACGTATCAAACTTTTTGGTTGTATATCCTCCTAGAT CATTGTTTCCCGAGCAGGTTACATCAATCAGACTCCTCCAGATGGGTAGCAATTTAGCTGTTTGTCCGCCAGACAT GTTTGTGATATATATCTCGGCATTATGTACTGATGATGATCAAGGAAAGAAGTTACTACATGCAGTCATGAATACTCTTGTTACCCTTCCTGTTTCTACAAATTCTGAGAGTAATGCTGCAGTTCAAAGTGAGAGTGCTGAAAGTGGTGGTGCAGCTCTAAATGAGACTGCAGAAAGTAGTTTCACCGATCAAAATGACCTTGGAGAAGGAAAACCTACTTTACTTTGGAGTGCATTGTATATTCAGAAGCTCACTTTG gGTCAAGTTGATTTTATCTGTTCAGGTCCCATGCCAGATGGAAAATTGAACTATAATGATCTTCTAGATGCAACTGTTAAG TTATTTCAGGAGATTTACCCTGACGAAGAATTCTTTCCGGAGACATCCACCTCAGAATTCTCTGAGGATGATGGTGGCGTTGCTGTGGAGACATAG
- the LOC108662372 gene encoding protein RKD5 isoform X1 has protein sequence MISSSSSSWSCLKTPSLTTLLVFENTNNKELIRSLHVYRLENGEENEVEREFVFRKDGPYVEMATSPFLRLQGFRPQELFEGRVTGLWLCVFAFHAHRLPRFFFIPSLLSISRNPKLKSIPTLANDLQVIFQRCCGTEDRGPSRKSSKETCTRDGDNYCQLKRSLLVLDQDLNCLPNSIATSELLKSQHTEQSATGVAVKKKKRADSKDIARIALEDLAKYFDLPIVEASRNLNVGLTVLKRKCREFGIPRWPHRKIKSLDGLIRDLQEEAEQRQQEDKAAAFAVAKRRMMLETEKESIEREPFIELKSETKRFRQDIFKRRHKAKALKNQCLSVLHNPVTELDGNT, from the exons ATgatctcttcttcttcttcttcatggAGTTGTCTCAAGACCCCTTCCCTGACAACTCTCCTAGTCTTTGAAAATACTAACAACAAAG AGTTGATCAGAAGCTTGCATGTATACCGATTGGAGAATGGGGAGGAAAATGAGGTTGAGAGAGAGTTTGTGTTCAGAAAAGATGGTCCCTATGTGGAAATGGCAACATCCCCATTTCTTCGATTGCAGGGGTTTCGACCTCAGGAGCTTTTTGAAGGCAGAGTTACCGGTTTGTGGCTCTGCGTTTTTGCATTTCATGCCCATCGTCTACCTCGTTTCTTCTTCATTCCTTCTTTACTCTCAATTTCCAG AAATCCCAAGCTGAAGTCTATCCCAACACTTGCCAATGATCTTCAAGTGATTTTCCAGAGGTGTTGTGGCACAGAAGATAGAGGACCATCCAGGAAGTCATCTAAGGAAACGTGCACAAGGGATGGAGATAATTACTGCCAGTTAAAAAGAAGTCTGCTTGTACTTGATCAAGATCTTAACTGCCTCCCTAATTCAATTGCTACATCTGAATTACTGAAATCTCAACACACTGAACAAAGTGCAACAG GTGTTgcagtgaaaaagaaaaagagagcaGACTCTAAGGACATAGCCAGAATTGCTCTTGAAGATCTTGCAAAATACTTTGATCTTCCGATAGTGGAAGCTTCTAGAAATTTGAATGTTGGACTCACTGTTCTGAAAAGAAAGTGCAGAGAATTTGGTATTCCTCGCTGGCCTCACAGGAAGATCAAATCCCTTGATGGTCTAATTCGTGATCTCCAG GAAGAGGCAGAGCAGCGGCAGCAAGAGGATAAGGCTGCAGCCTTTGCTGTAGCAAAGAGGCGAATGATGTTAGAGACTGAGAAGGAAAGTATAGAAAGAGAACCTTTTATTGAATTAAAGAGTGAGACGAAGCGGTTCAGGCAGGATATTTTCAAGCGAAGACACAAAGCTAAAGCTCTTAAAAACCAGTGCCTATCAGTTTTGCACAATCCAGTGACGGAATTAGATGGTAATACATAG
- the LOC108662372 gene encoding protein RKD5 isoform X2, with amino-acid sequence MATSPFLRLQGFRPQELFEGRVTGLWLCVFAFHAHRLPRFFFIPSLLSISRNPKLKSIPTLANDLQVIFQRCCGTEDRGPSRKSSKETCTRDGDNYCQLKRSLLVLDQDLNCLPNSIATSELLKSQHTEQSATGVAVKKKKRADSKDIARIALEDLAKYFDLPIVEASRNLNVGLTVLKRKCREFGIPRWPHRKIKSLDGLIRDLQEEAEQRQQEDKAAAFAVAKRRMMLETEKESIEREPFIELKSETKRFRQDIFKRRHKAKALKNQCLSVLHNPVTELDGNT; translated from the exons ATGGCAACATCCCCATTTCTTCGATTGCAGGGGTTTCGACCTCAGGAGCTTTTTGAAGGCAGAGTTACCGGTTTGTGGCTCTGCGTTTTTGCATTTCATGCCCATCGTCTACCTCGTTTCTTCTTCATTCCTTCTTTACTCTCAATTTCCAG AAATCCCAAGCTGAAGTCTATCCCAACACTTGCCAATGATCTTCAAGTGATTTTCCAGAGGTGTTGTGGCACAGAAGATAGAGGACCATCCAGGAAGTCATCTAAGGAAACGTGCACAAGGGATGGAGATAATTACTGCCAGTTAAAAAGAAGTCTGCTTGTACTTGATCAAGATCTTAACTGCCTCCCTAATTCAATTGCTACATCTGAATTACTGAAATCTCAACACACTGAACAAAGTGCAACAG GTGTTgcagtgaaaaagaaaaagagagcaGACTCTAAGGACATAGCCAGAATTGCTCTTGAAGATCTTGCAAAATACTTTGATCTTCCGATAGTGGAAGCTTCTAGAAATTTGAATGTTGGACTCACTGTTCTGAAAAGAAAGTGCAGAGAATTTGGTATTCCTCGCTGGCCTCACAGGAAGATCAAATCCCTTGATGGTCTAATTCGTGATCTCCAG GAAGAGGCAGAGCAGCGGCAGCAAGAGGATAAGGCTGCAGCCTTTGCTGTAGCAAAGAGGCGAATGATGTTAGAGACTGAGAAGGAAAGTATAGAAAGAGAACCTTTTATTGAATTAAAGAGTGAGACGAAGCGGTTCAGGCAGGATATTTTCAAGCGAAGACACAAAGCTAAAGCTCTTAAAAACCAGTGCCTATCAGTTTTGCACAATCCAGTGACGGAATTAGATGGTAATACATAG